In Carnobacterium sp. CP1, the following are encoded in one genomic region:
- a CDS encoding pyridoxal-phosphate-dependent aminotransferase family protein: MMKEVSIPNRIIMTPGPVEVDPRVLRAMSMPILGQYDPVFRGLMGEVSELLKIPFETKNTHTFAIDGTSRSGLEAAMLGLIEERDRVLIPAFGRFAYLWAELAERAGADIKMIEKEWGGTFEPSEVIAAIKEYQPKVLAMVHGETSTGQMQELKEIGRYCQENDVLFIVDAVATFASTPVKVDEWGIDIAVGGTQKGLSVPSGMSTITYNERVEKILTSRYQKELGLDPKVRNKRFIKSNYLDLSQIQRYWSAEGINHHTEATSMIYAIHEGLRLVQAEGLTDRYARHKLNEQAMVTGLKAMGLSIFGDPATKLPTVTCIEVPEGVDEAALRSTLLSNFGVEIAGSFGSLAGKAWRIGNMGYSSRKENVLLTLAALEASLLVNGAQINKGEGVLAAMKVYQEN; this comes from the coding sequence ATCATGAAAGAAGTTTCAATTCCAAATAGAATTATTATGACCCCGGGCCCTGTTGAAGTAGATCCTCGAGTTCTGCGAGCTATGAGTATGCCTATTTTAGGACAGTACGATCCTGTATTCAGAGGCCTAATGGGAGAAGTATCGGAATTATTGAAAATTCCATTTGAAACCAAAAACACCCATACTTTTGCGATTGATGGTACATCACGTTCAGGGTTAGAAGCTGCTATGCTGGGTTTGATTGAAGAAAGAGACCGCGTATTGATTCCCGCGTTTGGACGATTTGCTTATTTATGGGCAGAGCTCGCTGAACGTGCTGGAGCCGATATTAAAATGATTGAAAAAGAATGGGGCGGAACGTTTGAACCCTCAGAAGTTATTGCTGCTATTAAAGAATATCAACCTAAAGTTTTAGCAATGGTGCATGGCGAAACATCAACTGGTCAGATGCAGGAATTAAAAGAAATTGGACGCTATTGCCAAGAAAACGATGTTTTGTTTATTGTCGATGCGGTCGCAACATTTGCCAGTACTCCTGTTAAAGTCGATGAATGGGGCATTGATATTGCTGTCGGCGGTACGCAAAAAGGGTTAAGCGTTCCATCAGGCATGTCAACGATCACTTACAACGAGCGTGTTGAAAAGATCTTGACTTCTCGTTACCAAAAAGAACTAGGTTTAGATCCAAAAGTACGCAATAAACGTTTTATCAAAAGCAATTACTTGGATTTAAGCCAAATCCAACGCTATTGGAGCGCAGAAGGAATCAATCACCATACAGAAGCTACTTCTATGATTTATGCTATTCATGAAGGTTTACGCCTTGTACAAGCAGAAGGGCTAACGGACCGTTATGCGCGTCATAAATTAAACGAACAAGCGATGGTTACTGGATTGAAAGCGATGGGATTGTCTATTTTTGGAGATCCCGCAACGAAATTGCCAACAGTCACTTGTATAGAAGTACCTGAAGGAGTCGACGAAGCTGCGCTGCGTTCTACTTTATTATCTAACTTTGGGGTTGAGATAGCAGGTTCCTTTGGTTCCTTAGCAGGTAAAGCATGGCGCATTGGGAATATGGGCTACAGCAGCCGCAAAGAGAATGTTTTATTGACCTTAGCTGCGTTAGAAGCTTCGCTGCTTGTCAATGGTGCGCAAATCAATAAAGGCGAAGGTGTCCTAGCTGCCATGAAAGTGTACCAAGAAAACTAA
- the ltrA gene encoding group II intron reverse transcriptase/maturase, which produces MMKQDSISLINQIANSDNLKLASKKVYQNKGAAGIDGVTVHELDAHLIKYGQQMIEKMRAGTYQPQPVKLVSIPKDNGGIRNLGIPVVRDRVVQQAILQVIEPIIDPSFSTYSYGFRKGRNAHQAIKQAEQYVSEGYKTIVDCDLRNYFDTVHHQKLMNYLNYYIQDKIVLRLIWNFLKAGIMDGNVFIENYKGTPQGGVISPLLANVYLNQLDRELEKRGHRFVRYADDFCIYVKTPRAGERVLKSVTTFIEGNLRLEINTEKSKVTTPAKAKFLGFTIWKTQGKSEAAHLRRLNSSSVTD; this is translated from the coding sequence ATGATGAAACAAGATAGTATCTCATTAATCAATCAAATCGCTAATTCAGATAATTTAAAGTTAGCCAGCAAGAAAGTGTATCAAAATAAAGGAGCTGCCGGTATCGATGGAGTGACCGTTCATGAATTGGACGCTCACTTAATAAAATATGGTCAGCAAATGATAGAGAAGATGAGAGCAGGAACTTACCAACCACAACCTGTTAAGCTGGTTTCTATCCCTAAGGATAACGGTGGTATAAGAAACTTGGGAATTCCTGTGGTGCGAGATCGAGTGGTGCAACAAGCTATTCTACAAGTGATTGAACCCATCATTGACCCTTCCTTTTCGACATACAGTTATGGTTTTAGGAAAGGCAGGAACGCTCATCAAGCGATTAAACAGGCAGAACAATATGTATCCGAAGGATACAAAACGATTGTCGACTGTGATTTGCGTAACTATTTTGATACAGTTCATCATCAGAAGTTGATGAATTACCTCAACTACTATATCCAAGATAAAATAGTGTTGCGGTTAATATGGAATTTTCTTAAAGCTGGAATTATGGACGGCAATGTCTTTATTGAGAATTATAAAGGAACCCCTCAAGGTGGAGTTATCTCTCCACTACTCGCTAATGTCTATTTAAATCAACTAGATAGAGAATTAGAGAAGCGAGGACACCGGTTTGTACGTTATGCGGACGACTTTTGTATCTATGTGAAAACACCTAGAGCAGGAGAACGAGTTTTAAAAAGCGTGACGACCTTTATAGAGGGAAACCTCCGGTTGGAGATTAATACGGAAAAAAGTAAAGTGACTACTCCAGCTAAAGCTAAGTTTCTAGGTTTCACTATCTGGAAAACACAGGGAAAGTCAGAAGCCGCCCATCTAAGGCGGCTAAACTCAAGTTCCGTAACCGACTGA
- a CDS encoding YlbE family protein, whose translation MTYKTIDEANRAVIDKIVAGAPFLLDVVPAKSVIEELNEKVLLHAGPPIKWENMTDPMQGSCVGAVLFEEWAATEEDARTLLASGEVKFIPCHSVNAVGPMGGITSGNMPVLVVENRTDGNIAYCQMNEGIGAVLRFGAYGEDVVNRLRWMRDVLGPVLSKVLKTMEEGMNLNVIIAKSIAMGDEFHQRNIAASLNFLKEVAPIVTQLDIDEKERQEVITFLADTDQFFLNPMMAAAKAVMDGARMIESGTVVTAMARNGENFGIKISGMGDEWFTGPVNTPQGLYFSGYTADDANPDLGDSAITETFGVGGMAMIAAPAVTRFVGTGGFNDALKTSNEMTEITIDHNPNFPVPTWDFQGIVLGIDARKVVETGILPVINTGIAHKVAGLGQIGAGTVTPPIECFEKAITAYAKKLGMDI comes from the coding sequence ATGACTTATAAAACAATTGACGAAGCAAACCGTGCAGTAATCGATAAAATCGTTGCCGGAGCACCATTTTTATTGGATGTTGTACCCGCAAAATCGGTAATCGAAGAATTGAATGAAAAGGTCTTGCTGCATGCAGGACCTCCTATCAAATGGGAAAACATGACGGATCCGATGCAAGGCTCATGTGTAGGAGCTGTTCTTTTTGAAGAGTGGGCTGCAACAGAAGAAGATGCAAGAACGTTGTTAGCAAGCGGTGAAGTAAAATTCATCCCTTGTCACTCTGTTAATGCAGTTGGACCAATGGGCGGAATCACATCTGGAAATATGCCGGTTTTAGTAGTAGAAAACCGTACGGATGGAAACATTGCTTATTGTCAAATGAATGAAGGTATTGGAGCCGTTTTACGTTTTGGAGCTTATGGCGAAGACGTTGTGAACCGTTTACGCTGGATGCGCGATGTTTTAGGCCCAGTCTTAAGCAAAGTGTTGAAAACGATGGAAGAAGGCATGAACTTAAACGTTATTATTGCTAAATCAATTGCGATGGGAGACGAGTTCCACCAACGAAATATCGCTGCCTCATTAAACTTCTTAAAAGAAGTAGCTCCAATTGTTACTCAATTGGATATCGACGAAAAAGAACGTCAAGAAGTTATCACGTTCTTAGCTGACACGGACCAATTCTTCTTAAACCCAATGATGGCTGCAGCAAAAGCAGTTATGGATGGAGCACGTATGATTGAATCTGGAACAGTTGTTACAGCTATGGCTCGTAACGGAGAAAATTTCGGTATTAAGATCAGCGGAATGGGCGACGAATGGTTTACTGGTCCTGTTAATACACCACAAGGGTTGTACTTCTCTGGTTATACAGCTGATGATGCTAACCCGGACCTTGGAGACAGTGCGATTACTGAAACCTTTGGTGTAGGCGGTATGGCGATGATCGCAGCACCTGCTGTTACCCGTTTCGTAGGTACTGGCGGATTCAACGACGCTTTAAAAACGAGTAATGAAATGACTGAGATCACTATTGATCACAACCCGAACTTCCCAGTTCCAACATGGGATTTCCAAGGAATCGTTTTAGGAATCGATGCGCGAAAAGTTGTTGAAACAGGTATTTTACCGGTTATCAATACAGGGATCGCTCATAAAGTAGCTGGACTTGGACAAATTGGAGCAGGAACGGTTACACCTCCAATCGAATGTTTCGAAAAAGCCATTACAGCTTATGCTAAAAAATTAGGTATGGATATTTAA
- a CDS encoding group II intron maturase-specific domain-containing protein — translation MENTGKVRSRPSKAAKLKFRNRLRKLTSRKRPGTFKQIIKEINLYTQGWINYYGIGDMKSFIKSVAHWLNHRLRQLCWKRWNKVSTKFRMLRKYGIEKEEAWKVANTRKGYWRMTRTHTLHRAITKKKLVNWGLKDLNQLFQQRYLSY, via the coding sequence CTGGAAAACACAGGGAAAGTCAGAAGCCGCCCATCTAAGGCGGCTAAACTCAAGTTCCGTAACCGACTGAGAAAACTAACGAGCCGAAAACGTCCTGGTACATTCAAACAAATTATAAAAGAAATTAACCTCTATACACAAGGCTGGATTAATTATTATGGAATTGGAGATATGAAAAGCTTTATCAAGAGCGTAGCTCATTGGCTAAATCATCGATTGAGACAACTATGTTGGAAACGATGGAACAAAGTATCGACTAAATTTCGTATGTTAAGAAAGTATGGAATAGAGAAAGAAGAAGCATGGAAGGTGGCTAATACGAGAAAAGGGTATTGGCGTATGACCCGTACCCACACACTTCACCGAGCGATTACGAAGAAAAAGCTAGTAAATTGGGGTCTAAAAGACCTAAACCAACTTTTCCAGCAGAGATACTTAAGTTATTGA
- the arcC gene encoding carbamate kinase has translation MGKRVVIALGGNAILRPNQEATFENQLKNVEISTDSISNVKKAGHQVIITHGNGPQVGNILRQNEEAKDVVPQLPLDALSAQSQGFIGYMMEQSLKNALTEKEISGNVITLLTETEVDANDTAFNNPTKPIGVFYTEEEAKQLEQEKGWNMAEDAGRGYRRVVASPQPQKIHGVSSIKALLENDTVVISTGGGGIPVVADEKGLLKGIEAVIDKDLSGLRLAEQVDADVFMILTDVSNVYLNYGKPDQKKLETVTLDEANQYVTEGHFAAGSMGPKMEAAIAFAAQGKEAIICSLENAVDALAGTSGTRIVAK, from the coding sequence ATGGGAAAAAGAGTCGTTATTGCTCTTGGAGGAAATGCAATTTTACGTCCTAACCAAGAAGCAACTTTTGAAAATCAATTAAAAAACGTAGAAATCAGTACAGATTCAATTTCTAATGTGAAAAAAGCTGGACACCAAGTTATCATTACACACGGGAACGGTCCGCAAGTCGGGAATATTCTCCGTCAAAACGAAGAAGCCAAAGACGTTGTTCCTCAATTGCCATTAGATGCATTAAGCGCACAATCTCAAGGGTTTATTGGTTATATGATGGAACAATCACTTAAAAATGCTTTAACTGAAAAAGAAATTTCAGGGAATGTCATCACTCTTTTAACTGAGACAGAAGTAGATGCAAACGATACAGCATTTAACAATCCGACAAAACCGATCGGGGTTTTCTACACAGAAGAAGAAGCTAAACAATTGGAACAAGAAAAAGGCTGGAATATGGCTGAAGATGCAGGACGCGGTTACCGTCGTGTTGTAGCTTCACCACAACCACAAAAAATCCATGGCGTTAGTTCAATCAAAGCGTTGTTAGAAAACGACACCGTTGTCATTTCGACTGGTGGAGGCGGAATTCCGGTTGTAGCAGATGAAAAAGGTCTGTTAAAAGGAATTGAAGCAGTGATCGATAAAGATTTGTCTGGATTACGCTTAGCTGAGCAAGTAGATGCAGATGTCTTTATGATTTTAACTGACGTCAGCAACGTTTACTTGAATTATGGTAAACCAGATCAAAAGAAACTAGAAACAGTTACTTTAGATGAAGCGAACCAATACGTTACGGAAGGTCATTTTGCAGCCGGAAGTATGGGACCTAAAATGGAAGCAGCGATTGCCTTTGCCGCTCAAGGAAAAGAAGCAATCATCTGTTCATTAGAGAACGCTGTTGATGCTCTTGCAGGAACTTCAGGAACTAGAATCGTAGCAAAATAA
- the allW gene encoding allantoin permease — MENIRKKELTAYQERGYKEDLLPKTKEKRTWSTFNYFTIWMGSVHNVPNYVAVGGFLALGLSPINVMLAIVVSALVVAGIMILNGAAGSKYGIPFSMILKASYGIRGALFPGFLRGCVAAIMWYGLQTYTGSQALLILIAKIWPGFLDIGANVKFFGISLPGLIAFALFWVVNLYIGLGGGDVLKKFTAVLNPLIYIVFGGMTIWALNVGGGLANVLKYRPEGFNNSGTSLLAFLVIINAVVAVWAAPAVSASDFTQNAKSFKSQAVGQFSGLLVSYIVFAFTSVIILAGASVYYGNDTWNVLDIVNSWDSLPAIALATIVLLMTTISTNAAGNIVPAGFQIAALFPSKINYKQGVVIASIVSFLLMPWKLMENQTSIYAFLDIIGGILGPVIGIMLAHYFVIMKQDINLAQLYPEKGDYSYYKGGFNIFAFVVTIIASFLAFSGKFIPALSALANLTWIVGVIAAFILYIIGMSFYRKANPKFDEMNADTDAI; from the coding sequence ATGGAAAACATAAGAAAAAAAGAACTAACTGCTTATCAAGAGCGTGGATATAAAGAAGATTTGCTCCCTAAAACTAAAGAAAAACGAACATGGTCGACCTTTAACTACTTTACGATTTGGATGGGTTCGGTTCATAACGTTCCCAACTATGTAGCTGTTGGAGGTTTTCTAGCTTTAGGTTTATCTCCCATTAATGTTATGCTAGCTATTGTTGTTAGTGCATTAGTTGTAGCAGGAATTATGATTTTGAATGGAGCAGCCGGCAGCAAATACGGTATTCCTTTTTCAATGATTTTAAAAGCATCTTACGGTATTCGTGGAGCATTGTTTCCAGGATTCTTACGAGGTTGTGTTGCAGCTATTATGTGGTATGGGCTTCAAACGTATACCGGTTCGCAAGCTTTACTGATTTTGATTGCTAAAATCTGGCCTGGTTTTTTGGATATAGGTGCAAATGTTAAGTTCTTTGGTATTTCTTTACCGGGCTTGATCGCCTTCGCTCTTTTCTGGGTTGTCAATCTATACATCGGATTAGGCGGCGGAGACGTCTTGAAAAAATTTACTGCTGTTTTAAATCCTTTGATTTATATCGTTTTTGGCGGAATGACCATTTGGGCATTGAACGTCGGCGGCGGTCTTGCAAATGTCTTGAAATACCGTCCGGAAGGCTTTAACAACTCTGGAACTTCTTTATTGGCTTTCCTAGTCATTATTAACGCTGTTGTTGCCGTTTGGGCTGCCCCAGCTGTAAGCGCTTCGGATTTCACACAAAACGCTAAATCATTCAAGAGCCAAGCTGTTGGTCAATTTAGCGGATTGCTGGTTTCTTATATTGTATTCGCTTTTACTAGTGTTATTATCCTAGCAGGGGCTAGTGTTTATTACGGCAATGATACATGGAATGTTTTAGATATCGTTAACAGCTGGGATAGTTTGCCAGCTATCGCTCTTGCAACAATTGTTTTATTGATGACGACCATTTCTACAAACGCAGCTGGAAATATTGTTCCTGCTGGTTTCCAAATAGCGGCACTATTCCCTTCTAAAATCAATTACAAACAAGGGGTCGTTATTGCGAGTATTGTCAGTTTCTTACTAATGCCTTGGAAGCTAATGGAAAACCAAACCAGTATTTATGCTTTCCTTGATATTATTGGAGGCATTTTGGGACCTGTTATTGGTATTATGTTAGCTCATTACTTTGTTATTATGAAACAAGATATCAACTTAGCTCAGCTGTATCCTGAAAAAGGCGATTACAGTTATTATAAAGGCGGCTTCAATATTTTTGCTTTTGTTGTAACCATCATTGCCAGTTTCCTAGCTTTCTCAGGCAAGTTTATCCCCGCTCTTTCTGCTCTTGCAAACCTGACTTGGATTGTCGGTGTCATTGCGGCTTTCATTCTTTATATCATTGGAATGTCGTTCTACCGTAAAGCAAATCCTAAGTTTGATGAAATGAATGCGGACACAGATGCTATTTAA
- a CDS encoding PucR family transcriptional regulator translates to MTTLKELLEIPRFSNIRVLNTHADLSKEVDTIEITETPDVALYLPKNTFLLTTAMAFKDDPKKLCAFIQSLYELPAAGLGIKLGRFISELDEEVIAFADSLNFPLLQIPSTVTLGTVSHQLLSYIWNQQTDKLYYALDIQKKFSNMMIKDADLQALISHLGTILKRPVMLVNPFTEIVAESRHFQQDLIFANYQHQQLIPFLKKVQKMDKESSFLFEIDNDNKLLVSVFPIKINAYFPYLLVIFKADQIPYPFSQFAIEQANTVLSHTLYKNLKITESNLQLRETFFYQLTQETNQIKKLDINWLDYGKDYGLVDSSTYTIIIVNFENHESNLIDKELETDRYHLTYEWLERQLSNHFENALLFPIKDTICYGILLQKSEQALKDKLYLIHHQLKERLPISLHFSIGNEVSEITSIHFSYDEAKETYKIVSQNEPLEIIHYYQTQGFSKLIENTPLGQVEHFCITTLKKLAFPINEMDKELRKTLKVYLESQCDITLTSKLLFIHRNTVKYRIAKCEELFEMPVNDPDLSLKLRLALELSEENKTNRS, encoded by the coding sequence ATGACTACTCTTAAAGAACTATTAGAAATACCACGTTTTTCCAACATTCGAGTTTTAAATACGCACGCTGATTTATCTAAAGAAGTAGATACGATCGAAATCACTGAAACTCCGGATGTTGCTTTATATTTACCTAAAAATACTTTCTTATTAACAACTGCTATGGCTTTCAAAGACGATCCTAAAAAGTTATGCGCCTTCATTCAATCGCTTTATGAATTACCGGCTGCAGGGTTAGGCATTAAGTTAGGCCGATTCATTAGTGAGTTAGACGAAGAAGTCATCGCCTTTGCGGACAGCCTAAACTTTCCTTTATTACAAATACCAAGCACAGTCACCTTAGGAACTGTTTCTCATCAATTGCTTTCTTATATTTGGAACCAGCAAACGGATAAATTATATTATGCATTAGATATTCAAAAGAAATTTTCTAATATGATGATTAAAGACGCTGACTTACAGGCACTGATCAGTCATTTGGGAACTATTTTAAAACGTCCTGTTATGTTGGTAAACCCGTTTACAGAAATTGTTGCAGAATCAAGACATTTTCAGCAAGACCTCATTTTTGCGAATTATCAACACCAACAATTGATTCCTTTTTTGAAAAAGGTTCAAAAAATGGATAAAGAATCATCGTTTCTTTTTGAAATAGACAATGACAATAAACTACTTGTTTCTGTATTTCCAATTAAAATCAACGCTTATTTCCCTTATTTATTAGTGATTTTTAAAGCCGATCAGATTCCTTATCCTTTTTCTCAGTTCGCTATTGAACAAGCAAACACCGTTCTTTCACATACCCTTTACAAGAACCTAAAAATAACCGAAAGCAATTTGCAACTAAGAGAAACTTTTTTCTATCAGTTAACACAAGAAACAAATCAAATAAAAAAATTAGATATTAATTGGTTAGATTATGGGAAAGATTATGGATTAGTTGATTCTTCTACCTATACTATCATTATAGTTAATTTTGAAAATCATGAATCGAATCTAATTGATAAAGAACTCGAAACAGACCGTTATCATTTAACATATGAATGGTTAGAAAGACAACTGTCTAACCATTTTGAAAATGCTCTATTGTTTCCAATTAAAGACACTATCTGCTATGGTATCCTTTTGCAAAAATCTGAACAAGCTTTGAAAGACAAGCTTTATCTCATTCATCATCAGCTAAAGGAAAGGTTGCCAATCTCGCTTCATTTTTCAATTGGTAATGAAGTAAGCGAAATAACGTCTATCCATTTTTCTTATGACGAAGCAAAAGAAACTTATAAAATTGTTTCACAAAATGAGCCTCTTGAAATTATTCATTATTACCAAACCCAAGGGTTCAGTAAATTGATTGAGAATACTCCATTAGGCCAAGTAGAACATTTCTGTATCACTACTTTAAAAAAATTAGCTTTTCCAATCAATGAAATGGATAAAGAATTAAGAAAAACATTGAAAGTTTATTTGGAATCTCAATGTGATATCACACTCACTTCCAAGTTGTTATTTATTCACCGCAATACGGTTAAGTATCGGATCGCTAAATGCGAAGAACTTTTTGAAATGCCTGTCAATGACCCTGACTTATCTTTAAAACTTAGATTAGCCCTCGAACTTTCCGAAGAAAATAAAACAAATCGAAGTTAA
- the allB gene encoding allantoinase AllB, whose translation MNYDLLIKNGTVILESEAIVTDVAVKDGKIAAIGSDLSDASEVVDARGLIVSPGMIDPHVHISEPGRTEWEGYVTGTKAAAKGGVTSFIEMPLNQLPATVDRESLQIKFDVAKGKMTTDVAVFGGLTPRNLDDISDLDEDGVTAYKCFMATCGDRSKPEDFENVDDYSLYEGMRRIAKTGKILAIHAENAAITDRLGQIAAETGPRTLKAYVESRPVFTEVEPIRRAILFAKETGCRIHICHVACPEGVEEVTKARAEGVDVTCETCTHNFYFVTDELDAIGNVAKCSPPIRDKKNQDGLWEKLFKEEISFAVSDHSPCTPDLKEGDAFSAWGGVAGLQNNVDVMFDEAVQKRGMSLEQFGRIISSNAADRYNLNAKGRISIGKDADFVFIKPDAPYVLKAEDLEYKNKLSPYIGREIGAQVVKTILRGQTIYDQKTGVTETPKGQFILN comes from the coding sequence ATGAACTATGATTTACTAATAAAAAATGGAACTGTAATTTTAGAAAGCGAAGCAATCGTAACGGATGTTGCGGTAAAAGATGGAAAAATCGCAGCCATCGGTTCTGATTTGTCAGATGCCAGTGAAGTGGTTGATGCTCGCGGCTTAATTGTTTCTCCTGGAATGATTGACCCGCACGTGCATATTTCTGAACCTGGCAGAACAGAATGGGAAGGTTATGTAACCGGAACAAAAGCAGCAGCTAAAGGCGGCGTAACTTCATTTATTGAAATGCCTTTGAACCAATTACCTGCTACTGTGGATAGAGAATCGCTGCAAATCAAATTTGACGTTGCTAAAGGAAAAATGACAACAGATGTTGCTGTCTTTGGCGGATTGACTCCAAGAAACTTAGATGACATCAGCGACTTAGATGAAGACGGCGTAACCGCTTATAAATGTTTCATGGCAACTTGCGGCGACCGCAGCAAACCTGAAGACTTTGAAAATGTTGATGACTATTCATTGTACGAAGGAATGAGACGGATTGCTAAAACAGGTAAAATCTTAGCTATTCATGCTGAAAATGCAGCTATCACCGATCGCTTAGGTCAAATTGCTGCTGAAACTGGTCCTAGAACATTGAAAGCTTATGTAGAATCTCGTCCAGTCTTTACTGAAGTTGAACCGATTCGTCGCGCGATCCTTTTCGCTAAAGAAACAGGTTGCCGTATTCATATTTGTCACGTTGCGTGTCCTGAAGGTGTTGAAGAAGTTACTAAAGCACGTGCTGAAGGTGTCGATGTAACCTGTGAAACATGTACTCACAACTTCTACTTTGTAACAGATGAATTAGACGCAATTGGAAATGTTGCTAAATGTTCTCCTCCAATCCGCGACAAAAAAAATCAAGACGGCTTATGGGAAAAATTATTCAAAGAAGAAATCTCTTTTGCTGTTTCTGACCACTCTCCTTGTACTCCTGATTTAAAAGAAGGCGATGCTTTCTCAGCTTGGGGCGGAGTTGCTGGATTACAAAATAACGTTGACGTTATGTTTGACGAAGCCGTTCAAAAACGCGGAATGTCTTTAGAACAATTTGGACGCATTATTTCATCTAATGCTGCTGATCGTTACAACTTAAATGCTAAAGGCAGAATCAGCATTGGAAAAGACGCTGACTTCGTCTTTATCAAACCAGATGCACCTTATGTCTTAAAAGCTGAAGACTTAGAATACAAAAACAAACTTAGTCCTTATATCGGTCGTGAAATCGGAGCTCAAGTTGTAAAAACAATTTTACGCGGACAAACCATTTACGATCAAAAAACTGGCGTAACCGAAACACCAAAAGGTCAATTTATTTTAAACTAA